From a single Miscanthus floridulus cultivar M001 chromosome 8, ASM1932011v1, whole genome shotgun sequence genomic region:
- the LOC136471402 gene encoding probable F-box protein At4g22030, whose translation MAVAEALLLQSQGVVVIAAALLPASRPRRGSRLFRLRTRAQQANLRQLVSIDDLQQVARDDDHAVNGRAPAGTPPTPPECAGTGTAAQRLRAIAEAAADRADMHDIIGRQRDNWNHLLLHSTNSLTLAASVMAALAPAVPAMAALKASAGALLATAAVTMAAVNRIQPSQLAEEQRNATRLWRQLDRDVRAALDYHRTATATATAEADVQEAMDRVLALDAAYPLPLFPGMLDKFPSTVEPARWWPRRKSPAQSAKTINVGARGGATSGNGWTRELEDEMRGVARVLRAKDEREHVWNAKLALRLNRGLAVAGPALAGTAALATAFIGSSSGEAAAGSWASGAAALCGALAAAANTVEHGWQLGMLFDMFRNVAGFYRKIQEDIEACLDEADVERRENGEVFQTKVALLLGRSTSDLRQFREMASPSFKDDDINDFAGKLF comes from the coding sequence CAGTCGCAAGGCGTCGTCGTCATCGCTGCCGCGCTGCTCCCGGCCTCGCGCCCACGCCGCGGTTCCCGGCTCTTCCGGCTGCGCACGCGGGCCCAGCAGGCTAACCTCCGGCAGCTGGTCAGCATCGACGACCTGCAGCAGGTCGCCCGGGACGACGACCACGCCGTGAACGGCCGCGCGCCAGCTGGtacgccgccgacgccgccggaGTGCGCCGGCACCGGCACCGCGGCGCAGAGGCTCCGCGCGATCGCCGAAGCGGCGGCGGACCGCGCCGACATGCACGACATCATCGGCAGGCAGCGGGACAACTGGAACCACCTGCTGCTCCACTCCACCAACTCGCTGACGCTGGCGGCCTCCGTCATGGCAGCGCTGGCGCCCGCCGTGCCGGCCATGGCCGCTCTCAAGGCCTCCGCGGGGGCGCTCCTGGCCACGGCCGCGGTCACCATGGCCGCCGTCAACAGGATCCAGCCGTCGCAGCTCGCCGAGGAGCAGCGCAACGCCACGCGCCTCTGGAGACAGCTCGACCGCGACGTCCGCGCCGCGCTCGACTACCACCGGACGGCTACGGCTACGGCGACCGCCGAGGCCGATGTCCAGGAGGCCATGGACAGGGTGCTCGCCCTCGACGCGGCGTACCCGCTGCCTCTGTTCCCCGGCATGCTCGACAAGTTCCCCAGCACCGTCGAGCCCGCCCGGTGGTGGCCCAGACGGAAGTCGCCGGCTCAGTCTGCCAAGACCATCAACGTCGGCGCCCGGGGAGGCGCCACGTCGGGAAACGGCTGGACGCGGGAGCTGGAGGACGAGATGCGCGGCGTCGCGCGAGTGCTCAGGGCCAAGGACGAGCGGGAGCACGTGTGGAACGCCAAGCTGGCGCTGCGGCTCAACCGcggcctcgccgtcgccggcccgGCGCTCGCGGGCACGGCCGCGCTGGCCACGGCCTTCATCGGCTCCTCCTCCGGAGAGGCGGCCGCCGGCTCCTGGGCCTCCGGCGCCGCCGCCCTCTGCGgcgcgctggcggcggcggccaacACGGTGGAGCACGGCTGGCAGCTGGGCATGCTGTTCGACATGTTCCGCAACGTCGCCGGGTTCTACCGCAAGATCCAGGAGGACATCGAGGCGTGCCTCGACGAGGCTGACGTCGAGCGCAGGGAGAACGGCGAGGTGTTCCAGACCAAGGTGGCGCTGCTGCTCGGCCGGAGCACGTCTGACCTTAGGCAGTTCAGGGAGATGGCGTCGCCGTCGTTCAAGGACGACGACATCAACGACTTCGCCGGGAAACTGTTTTAA